DNA sequence from the Amycolatopsis sp. Hca4 genome:
TTCGGGCAGAAGAAAGGAAACCACGGGTGGCGCTTGTCGGGGATGAAGATCTCGCCGTGGTAGGCGTCTTTCGGGCTGGGCATGGGGTACCTCCCGGTCGCTGCGGCTGTCGTGGACTGGGAGGGTGCCGGTCCGGCGCGGCGGATACATCGATTTTCCGTGACCGTTTCGTGACCGCGGACGTGAATCTCGGTGCTCTTGTAGCACTCTGTGCGGGACGAACGACTTCGCTGCTGCAGGAGGAGGCCGCCAATCATGGTCAAATACCGCATGCTCGCCCGATCGGACGTATCCGCGTACCCCGAAACGCCGATACCGGATTGGCCGCAGTCACTGTTGGACCAGTACGAAGCCAAAATACTTCGGCCGGGAGAGGTTGTCCTCGGCAATCTTCCCTTCGTGCGTTCGACCGTCTACCGCACCCGCTTCCTGCTGATTCCGGAAGACGTCATTTCCGACGATGATTCCTTCGGATCGATCCGGGACGCGCTCGGCGAGATCGACATCGACGTCGAACCGCCCGCGCCGCTGACCGAGGTCGTGGCCGACGGCCCGTTGCGCGAACACCTGGGCGGGCTGCCGCGTCCCGTCCGGCTCGCCGGGCGGCCCGGCCGTCCGGCGGCCGACGCCTGGGTCGCGCTGCAGTACCTCAGATCGAGGTTCGCGGCGAACGGAGGGGAGGAGGGGCAGCAGCCCACGCTCGCCGACCGGATTTCCCTCGAGCACCTGCTGTGCGGCACGCTGCTCGGCTGGGGCGGCGCTCCCACCTACGATCCGCACGGCCTGACCGACACCGCGGCCGCCAACTACGCGCCGCCGCCGGTCCGCGCCCCGGTCGAGCTCGCCGGTGAGCCGCCGTGGCGCGACCCGGCCTGGGACGCGAACCGCCGACGGCCGGTGGTCGCCGTCGTCGACACCGGCGTGCGGGACCACCCGTGGTTCGGCGACCTGAGCACCGCGGCGACTCCCGGCCACCGCGGGTTCCTCCGGCTGTTCCAGCCGAGCGAGGTCGCCATCGCGGCGCAGGAGCAGAAGGTCGCCGGGCTGCCGCGGTCCCTCGTGCTGGAAGACTCGCTCGACGCGCCGACCACCACCAACCCGCTGACCGACGTCGTCAACCCGGCGACCGGCCACGGCACGTTCATCGCCGGGGTGATCCACCAGCACGCCCCCGAAGCCGACGTGCTCATGGTGCGGGTGCTGCACCCGGACAACGTCGGCCTCGAAGGCGACGCGCTGCTCGCCCTCTGGTTGCTGCTGGCGCGGATCCGCGACGCCCGCACCAAGAACCACCGCGACTGGGTCGACATCCTGTCCCTGTCGATGGGGTTCTACGACGAAGACCCCGGCGACGGCAAGCGGTCGCGGCTGGCCGAGATCATCAGGGCGCTCGTCGCCGAAGGCGTCGTGGTCGTCGCCTCGGCCGGGAACGACTCCACCGAACGCCCGTTCCTGCCCGCCGCGCTGGGCGTGCTCGACCCCCCGCCTGCTCCCGGGCAGCCCGTGCTCGGCGTCGGTGCGCTGAACCCGAACGGGACCACGGCCTGGTTCAGCAACGGCGGGCCGTCCGCGACCTGCTACGCCCCGGGGGCGCGGATCGTCAGCGCGTTCCCGCCCGACGTCAACGGGTCCGCCCGGCCGGGCCGGTACGTGCCTGCCAAGGGTCGCGAGCAGGCGGACCTCGACGACTTCAGCTCGGGTTTCGCGGTGTGGGACGGCACGTCGTTCGCCGCGCCGTACATCGCCGCCGAACTCGCGAACCTGATGCTCGACATCGGCACGGACGCCGTCGCCACCCGTGAGGACACCACCGCGCGCGCGGCCCAGGCTGTCACCCGGTTGCGGAAGAACGCGGAGCGCCGATGACCGGATCGCCGCGGCCGTCGGCCACCAGCGTCCGGGTCGGGCAGCTGCTCGAAGCCGCCCGGGCGGGGGATCGGGGCAGCCTGGCGGAGATCGTCCGCGAGCTGACCCCGTTGCTCTGGCACGTCGCGCGGGCCCAGGGCCTGGACACCGAGGCCAGCAGCGACGTCGTGCAGAGCACCTGGCTGGCTCTGCTGCGGTCCCTGTCCGACATCCAGAACCCCGCGGCGCTCACCGGCTGGCTCGTGCAGGTGACCAAACGGGAAGCGTGGCGGGTCGCCAGGGCCCGGCGCGCCGAACGTCCGGTGGACACCGCGGTGTTCGGCGACGCACCCGACCCGGCGCCGGATCCCGAGCAGGAAGCCGTCACCGCGGACGGCAACCGTCGCTTGTGGACCCTGCTGCGGCGGCTGCCCGCGCGGTGCCAGGCGCTGCTGCGCATCGTGGCGTTCGTCCCCCGCCCCGACTACGCCGAGATCAGCGCCCAGCTCGGCATGGCCAGGGGGACGATCGGGCCGACCCGCGGGCGGTGCCTCGCCCGGTTGCGGGCCCTGCTGGAGACCGAGGGGAGGACGCCGTGACCGGCCCCGATCCCCGCGGGCCGCTGGAGGAACGCGACCACGCCGTGCTCGACGAGGTCCGCCGGTTCTGGGAGCTCGCCGACCCGCCGCCACCGGGCCTGGCCGAGCTCGCGGTGTTCGCGATCCAGCTGGCCGGACCGGACACCGACATCCTGCGAGCCGGTGACCGGCAGCTGCTCGCCGGGGCCCGCGGCGACGAGCGGAGCCGGTCGATCACCTTCGACGGCGTCCGGCTCACGGCCGTCGTCACCCTCACCCCGGCCACGGACGGCAGCGTGCGGCTGGACGGCTGGATCAGCCCGCCCTCGGCGTTGCCGATCGAACTGCGCACCGCCGGCGGCACGCTGTCGACCACCGCGGACGAGCGGGGGCGGTTCACCTTCGAACGGGTCGGCCGCGGCGTCGTCCAGCTGCTCGTCCACGACAACGGCACGACGATGACCCCCTCGATGGAGGTGTAGCGCGCACCCATGACCCGACCACGGCCGACCGTCGACGCCCGGGCGGAAAACCTGCACCGCCGCGGGCTCGCCGCGATCGGCAGCGGGCACCCGGGCAACGGCGCCCGGCTCCTGCGCACCGCGCTGCGCCTGCTCGGGCAGCCGGACGGTCCGGCCGAGCAGGCGCAGATCTCGAAGAACCCGTTCCTGGCCCGGATCCTGATCAGCCTCGCCGCCGCGGAGGTGCAGCTGGGGCACGGCGAGGCCGGGTTCTCCCTGCTGGACCGCGCCGAGGTGCTCGCCGCACCCGCCGACCTCGGGATCGTCCTGCAGCAGCGCGGGCTGATGCTGATGCTCGTCGGCCGGCTCGACGAAGCGTTGCGGTGCATGAACGACGCCCAGCCGCTCATCGAGGCCGCCGGCGACCCGGCCCGGATCGCCCGGAGCCTGCTCAACCGCGCCATGCTGCACGACCTCGCCGGGCGCATCCGGGCGGCGCTGGCCGACCTCGACGCCTGCGAACACATCGCGCTGACCGATGACCTGCAGCTCCTGCTGGCGAAGGCGCGCCTCAACCGCGGGCACTGCCACACGCTCACCGGGGACATCCCGGCCGCGCTGCACGCCTTCGACACCGCCAAGGCCGGGTTCGCCCGGCACGCCCCCGGCCTGCTGCCCGTGCTGGCCGTGGACAAGGCGCGGGCCCTGCTCGCCGCCGGCTTGGTCGACGACGCCGCCGCCGAGCTGGACACCGCGCTGGAGCTGCTGGCCGCGGGCCACAGCACCCACGAGCGCGCCGAAGCGGAACTGACCCGCGCCCAGGCCGCGATCGCCCAGGGCGACTCGCCGTCCGCCCGCACCTGGGCCCGGCGGGCCGAACGCCGCTTCCGGCGGCGCGGCAACGAGACCTGGGCCGCCGTTTCGGCACTGACCGTCCAGCTGGCCGGTTTCCGGGACGGCAGGCACTCTTCCGCGCTGGTCGCCGAGGTGACCGGGCTGGCGACGCGGCTGGACGACCTCGGGCTGCACTCCGACGCCCGGCTCGCGCGACTGCTGGCCGCGCGAGCCTGCGTCGCCGCCGGACGGCCGGCCGAGGCGCGCGAACACCTGGCGCGCCGGACGGGCGGCCGGGGCAGCATCGAACTCACCCTGTCCCGGCACCTCGCCGTCGCGGAGCTGTGCCACGCGGAAGGCGATCCCGGCGGGGTCTTCCGCCACGCCCGTGCCGGGCTCGCCGCGCTCGACGAACACCGGAGCCGGTTCGGCAGCCTCGATCTGCGCACGGGGTCGGCAACGCTGGGCGTCGAGCTCGCCCGGCTGGCCACGGCCACCGCCCTCGCGTCCGCCCGGCCCGCGCGGGTGTTCGCCTGGGCGGAACGTTCCCGCGCACAGGCGTTCCGGCTGCACCCGGTCCGTCCTCCCTCCGACGAGGTGACCCTCGACCTCGTCGCGGAGCTGCGGAGGCGGGCGCTGACCGCGCGGGCAGCGGAGCTGGGTGGCCGGGCCGACAGCGCGGCCGAGCGCCGCTGCGCCGAACTGGAAAGGGAGATCCGGGCCCGCGGGTGGACCGCCAGGGCGAGGGGGACGGGCCGCCACCGCGACCTTCCAGGAGGTCGCGGCCGAACTGGCCGCCGCACGGAGCACGCTGGCGGTGTTCCTCGACGACGGCGGCGATCTCGTCGTTCTCACCATCGCGGACGGCCGGGCCCGCCTGGTCCGCGCCGGCCGCCTCGCCGCGGCCGCCGAACTGGCCGCGCGGCTGCGCGTCGACCTCGACACCCTCTGCGGCAGGCGGCTCCCGGACCGGGTGGCCGCGGTGATCGCGGAATCCGCCCGCTACCACGTCGAAGCCCTCTCCAGGGAGCTGGTCGCCCCGCTGCGACCCGTGCTCGGCGACCGCGACCTCGTCGTGGTGCCCACCGGGCAGCTGGCCGCGGTGCCCTGGGGCCTGCTGCCCGAGCTGCGCGGGCGACCGGTGTCCGTCGCACCCTCGGCGACGGAGTGGGTGCGGGGCCGCCGCCGGGCGAAGCGGGCGGTTTCCCGCGGCACGGTGGTGGTCGCCGGTCCCGACCTCCGGCACGCCGACGAGGAGGCGCGGCACCTCGCCCGTCTGCTGCCCGGGAGCGTGGTGCTGACCGGGTCCGACGCCTCGGTCTCGCGCACGCTCGGCGCCCTCGGCGCGGCCGGGACCGCCCACCTGGCCGCGCACGGCCACCACGAGCCGTCGAACGTCCTGTTCTCCCGGCTCGACCTCGCCGACGGCCCGCTGCTGGCCCACGACATCCAGCAGCTCCCGGCGGTGCCCGAGCACGTCGTGCTGTCCGCCTGCGACGTCGGCCGGGCGGTCGTCCGAGCCGGCGACGAGCTGCTCGGCTTCACCGCGGCGCTGCTCTACAGCGGCACCCGCAGCGTGATCGCCGGCGTCGCCCGAGTCCCGGACGAGGCCGTCGTGCCGCTGATGGTGCGCTACCACCGCATCCACTCGGCCGGCGTACCGCCGGCGCGGGCCCTCGCCGAGGCCGCGGGAAGCGAGCCGTTCATCCCGTTGGTGTGCTTCGGTTCCGGCTGAGCCCGGCCCGGGCGAAGGCGAGCACCTCGTCCACGAGCTCGGACAGCTCACCCGCCGCCGGCCGCGCGCGGCCCTCCCGCGTCACGTAGATCTCGCGGAGCCCCGTCACGACGGTGACCGCGGCGAGCCGGGGAACCAGCGCGTCCGGCGCGAGGCCCAGGTCCTCGCCGATGCCCTCGGCGATCAGCACCTCGAGGCCGTGGTACCCGGCGCGGGCGCGGCCGCGGAGGTCGTCGTCGGCCATCAGGAGGGCGGCGCGCAGGGCCCGGCGCCGCCAGATGTGGGCCGGGTCGACGCCCGAGGCGTGGTCCCGCTCGTCGAGTTCGCGCATCGTCGCGTGCATCCAGTCGCGCACCGCGTCGAGGGTGCTCTCGGCCTTCCGGGCCCGCAGCCGGGCGGCCAGGGACTCCGCGGTGAACGGGTCGTCGGCGAAGAGCAGGTCGTCCTTGGCCGGGAAGTGCAGGGTGACCGTGCGCGTCGCGACGTCGGCGCGCGCCGCGATCTGCGCGATCGTCGTTTCGCGGTAGCCCTGGCTCGCGAAGAGGTCCAGGGCCGCTTCCCGGATGCGGGTCCGGGTCTGGGCCTTCTTGCGCTCACGGCGGCCGTCACTCACGGACGGTAACTTACCACGCGAGGAAATAATGCAGTCCATGCTACTGTTGCATCAGGACGTAGAAATCGAACGACGAAGGAGAAGTCGTGACGAAGAACTGGTTCATCACCGGAACGTCCAAGGGCTTCGGCCGCGAGTGGGCCGAAGCGGCGCTCGCCCGCGGCGACCGGGTCGCGGCCACCGCGCGGGACCGGGAAAGCCTGCGGCCGCTCACCGACCGGTACGGCGACGCCGTGTTGCCCCTGCGGCTGGACGTCACCGACCGCGCCGCCGCCGCCGAAGCGGTGGAGCGGGCGGCGGCCGCCTTCGGAACGCTGGACGTGCTGGTCAACAACGCCGGCTACGGGCACTTCGGGATGGTCGAGGAGCTCACCGAGGAGGAGGTCCGGGCCGAGCTCGAAACGAACTTCTTCGGCACGCTCTGGCTGACCCAGGCGGTGCTGCCGGTCATGCGCCGCCAGGAGCACGGCCGGATCATCCAGGTCACCAGCGAAGGCGGCGTCCGCGCGTTCCCGGGCATCGGCGCCTACCACGCGTCGAAGTGGGCCGTGGAAGGGCTTTCCGACTCCCTGCGGCAGGAGGTCGCGGCCTTCGGGATCGACGTGGTCTGCCTGGAGCCGGGCCCGTACCGCACGGACTTCGGGGGCGGCAGCGTCCGCACCAGCACGCCGAACCCGGACTACGACCCGGTGCGCGAGGCGACCCGGATCGAGCGGGACCTCGGCGACCCGCGGGCGACCCGGGCGGCGATCCTGGAACTCGCGGACACCGACGACCCGCCGCACCGGATGTTCCTCGGCAAGTCGTTCGCCGCGGTGGAAGCCGAGTACCACGCCCGGCTGGAGGGCTGGCGCAAGTGGGAGCCGGTCGCGCTGGCCGCGTTCGGCTGAGGCGCACCGCTACCCGGTCACCGCAGGTTGCCGAGCACGAACTCCGCCATCTTCGCGACCCCGCCGCAGCGGTCGGTGTCCCAGTAGCTGCCCGGGAGATCCTTGCCGTCGATCTCGAAGGTCAGCATCTGCTTCGCG
Encoded proteins:
- a CDS encoding SDR family NAD(P)-dependent oxidoreductase, translating into MTKNWFITGTSKGFGREWAEAALARGDRVAATARDRESLRPLTDRYGDAVLPLRLDVTDRAAAAEAVERAAAAFGTLDVLVNNAGYGHFGMVEELTEEEVRAELETNFFGTLWLTQAVLPVMRRQEHGRIIQVTSEGGVRAFPGIGAYHASKWAVEGLSDSLRQEVAAFGIDVVCLEPGPYRTDFGGGSVRTSTPNPDYDPVREATRIERDLGDPRATRAAILELADTDDPPHRMFLGKSFAAVEAEYHARLEGWRKWEPVALAAFG
- a CDS encoding RNA polymerase sigma factor: MTGSPRPSATSVRVGQLLEAARAGDRGSLAEIVRELTPLLWHVARAQGLDTEASSDVVQSTWLALLRSLSDIQNPAALTGWLVQVTKREAWRVARARRAERPVDTAVFGDAPDPAPDPEQEAVTADGNRRLWTLLRRLPARCQALLRIVAFVPRPDYAEISAQLGMARGTIGPTRGRCLARLRALLETEGRTP
- a CDS encoding TetR/AcrR family transcriptional regulator, translating into MSDGRRERKKAQTRTRIREAALDLFASQGYRETTIAQIAARADVATRTVTLHFPAKDDLLFADDPFTAESLAARLRARKAESTLDAVRDWMHATMRELDERDHASGVDPAHIWRRRALRAALLMADDDLRGRARAGYHGLEVLIAEGIGEDLGLAPDALVPRLAAVTVVTGLREIYVTREGRARPAAGELSELVDEVLAFARAGLSRNRSTPTG
- a CDS encoding CHAT domain-containing protein yields the protein MFLDDGGDLVVLTIADGRARLVRAGRLAAAAELAARLRVDLDTLCGRRLPDRVAAVIAESARYHVEALSRELVAPLRPVLGDRDLVVVPTGQLAAVPWGLLPELRGRPVSVAPSATEWVRGRRRAKRAVSRGTVVVAGPDLRHADEEARHLARLLPGSVVLTGSDASVSRTLGALGAAGTAHLAAHGHHEPSNVLFSRLDLADGPLLAHDIQQLPAVPEHVVLSACDVGRAVVRAGDELLGFTAALLYSGTRSVIAGVARVPDEAVVPLMVRYHRIHSAGVPPARALAEAAGSEPFIPLVCFGSG
- a CDS encoding S8/S53 family peptidase, which gives rise to MRSTVYRTRFLLIPEDVISDDDSFGSIRDALGEIDIDVEPPAPLTEVVADGPLREHLGGLPRPVRLAGRPGRPAADAWVALQYLRSRFAANGGEEGQQPTLADRISLEHLLCGTLLGWGGAPTYDPHGLTDTAAANYAPPPVRAPVELAGEPPWRDPAWDANRRRPVVAVVDTGVRDHPWFGDLSTAATPGHRGFLRLFQPSEVAIAAQEQKVAGLPRSLVLEDSLDAPTTTNPLTDVVNPATGHGTFIAGVIHQHAPEADVLMVRVLHPDNVGLEGDALLALWLLLARIRDARTKNHRDWVDILSLSMGFYDEDPGDGKRSRLAEIIRALVAEGVVVVASAGNDSTERPFLPAALGVLDPPPAPGQPVLGVGALNPNGTTAWFSNGGPSATCYAPGARIVSAFPPDVNGSARPGRYVPAKGREQADLDDFSSGFAVWDGTSFAAPYIAAELANLMLDIGTDAVATREDTTARAAQAVTRLRKNAERR